One window from the genome of Mycolicibacterium gadium encodes:
- a CDS encoding alpha/beta hydrolase — MATTRTERSFEGIGGVRIVYDIWTPELAPRGVVVLCHGYAEHARRYDHVAERFGEAGLITYALDLRGHGRSGGKRVYLRNIDEYTGDFHTLVGIARTDHPELPRIVLGHSMGGGVVFAYGVEHAGDYTAMVLSGPAVDAQDAVSSFMIRVAKVVGSILPGLPVENLPTEAVSRDPEVVAAYMADPLVHHGKLPAGIGKALIEVGETMPQRASALTAPLLVVHGEQDKLIPVAGSRHLLECVASTDAHLKVYPGLYHEVFNEPEKELVLDDVTSWIEAKL, encoded by the coding sequence GTGGCAACTACCCGCACCGAACGCAGCTTCGAGGGCATCGGCGGCGTCCGCATCGTCTACGACATATGGACCCCGGAACTCGCCCCGCGCGGTGTCGTCGTCCTGTGCCACGGATACGCCGAACACGCCCGCCGCTACGACCACGTCGCCGAGCGATTCGGCGAGGCGGGGCTGATCACCTACGCGCTCGACCTTCGCGGGCACGGGCGCTCCGGCGGCAAGCGGGTGTACCTGCGCAACATCGACGAATACACCGGCGACTTCCACACCCTGGTCGGCATCGCCAGGACCGACCACCCCGAGCTGCCGCGGATCGTGCTCGGCCACAGCATGGGCGGCGGTGTCGTGTTCGCCTACGGCGTCGAGCACGCGGGAGACTACACCGCGATGGTGCTGTCGGGGCCTGCCGTCGACGCCCAGGACGCCGTCTCGTCGTTCATGATCCGCGTGGCCAAGGTCGTCGGCAGCATTCTGCCGGGCCTGCCCGTCGAGAACCTCCCGACCGAAGCGGTGTCCCGCGACCCGGAGGTGGTCGCGGCGTACATGGCCGATCCGCTGGTCCATCACGGCAAGCTGCCCGCGGGTATCGGCAAGGCGCTCATCGAGGTCGGCGAGACCATGCCGCAGCGCGCCTCGGCGCTCACCGCGCCACTGCTCGTCGTGCACGGCGAGCAGGACAAGCTGATCCCGGTCGCCGGTAGCCGTCACCTACTGGAATGTGTCGCATCGACCGACGCTCACCTCAAGGTGTATCCAGGGCTCTATCACGAGGTCTTCAACGAGCCCGAAAAGGAGCTGGTGCTCGACGACGTCACTTCGTGGATCGAGGCCAAGCTTTGA
- a CDS encoding TIGR04338 family metallohydrolase — protein MRDTQRAKVYAAEEFVRTLFDRAAEHGNRVVDFFGTQLTLPPEGRFASVESVQRYVDDVLGMALVREAWPGAGALTVRARRGVSAAHYERADDGARIAVPEKRTTWALRELVVLHEIAHHLCVTEPPHGPEFVATFCDLAGGVMGPEVAHVLRVVYAKEGVR, from the coding sequence ATCAGAGACACCCAGCGGGCCAAGGTCTACGCCGCAGAGGAATTCGTCCGGACACTGTTCGACCGGGCGGCTGAGCACGGCAACCGGGTGGTCGACTTCTTCGGGACGCAGCTGACCCTGCCACCCGAGGGCCGGTTCGCGTCGGTGGAGTCGGTGCAGCGCTACGTCGACGACGTGCTCGGCATGGCGCTGGTCCGTGAGGCGTGGCCCGGCGCGGGGGCGTTGACGGTGCGTGCCCGGCGCGGCGTCAGCGCGGCGCACTACGAGCGTGCCGACGACGGCGCACGCATCGCGGTGCCGGAGAAACGCACGACGTGGGCGCTGCGTGAACTGGTGGTCCTGCACGAGATCGCCCACCATCTCTGCGTCACCGAACCGCCGCACGGACCCGAGTTCGTCGCGACGTTCTGCGACCTCGCCGGCGGGGTCATGGGTCCGGAAGTCGCCCACGTGCTGCGCGTGGTGTACGCGAAAGAGGGTGTCCGATAA
- a CDS encoding alpha/beta hydrolase family protein codes for MKAFAGLLLSLALLVSACGSDDEPTSAWVDEDVSFTADNLTIHGTYRHERGGAPGPAALLISESGNTDRNGDNAVAGPVGNMRQLAELLSDKGVASLRYDKIGTGKTGLGPYSQRPQDVVSAVYTTGAKAAVSYLAEQSATDTSRISVYAVGEGTVHAMALATDANVGAPKIHSLALLQPLPGRYLDIITNRVRASASPEALTTWLAAVDEVRTEGTVPTNLPEGLGALVNAGNVKAVIEADKIDPLTLAAKVPAGTPVLITCSDADKQATCESIRPLEDALEHTALTVVELEGVSHVLRDDPTDNVANYSKQDPLSPQLVSALDEFVGK; via the coding sequence TTGAAAGCCTTTGCGGGCCTGCTACTTTCGCTGGCACTTTTGGTGTCGGCATGCGGATCGGACGACGAACCGACATCTGCCTGGGTCGACGAAGACGTGTCGTTCACCGCAGACAACCTGACCATCCACGGCACGTACCGTCATGAGCGCGGCGGCGCACCGGGACCTGCGGCGCTGCTGATCTCCGAGAGCGGCAACACCGACCGCAACGGCGACAACGCGGTCGCGGGCCCCGTCGGCAACATGCGGCAGCTCGCCGAACTGTTGTCCGACAAAGGCGTAGCGAGCCTGCGGTACGACAAGATCGGAACCGGGAAGACGGGTCTCGGACCCTATTCGCAGCGGCCCCAGGACGTCGTCAGCGCCGTCTACACCACCGGCGCGAAGGCCGCGGTGAGCTACCTCGCCGAGCAGTCCGCGACCGACACGTCGCGCATCTCGGTATACGCGGTGGGAGAAGGCACGGTCCATGCGATGGCTCTGGCGACCGACGCGAACGTCGGCGCACCGAAGATCCACTCGCTGGCCCTGTTGCAGCCGCTACCCGGCAGGTATCTGGACATCATCACCAACCGGGTGCGCGCCAGCGCCTCTCCGGAGGCGCTGACCACCTGGCTGGCCGCCGTCGACGAGGTCCGCACCGAGGGCACGGTCCCGACCAATCTCCCGGAGGGACTCGGCGCGCTCGTCAATGCCGGCAATGTCAAGGCGGTGATCGAGGCTGACAAGATCGACCCGCTCACGCTGGCCGCCAAGGTGCCCGCGGGCACGCCCGTGCTGATCACGTGTTCAGACGCCGACAAACAGGCGACGTGCGAATCGATCCGGCCGCTCGAGGATGCGCTCGAACACACCGCGCTGACCGTCGTCGAGCTCGAGGGCGTCAGCCATGTGCTGCGCGACGATCCGACCGACAACGTCGCCAACTACTCCAAGCAGGATCCGCTTTCTCCACAGCTCGTCAGCGCGCTCGACGAATTTGTCGGCAAGTAG
- a CDS encoding O-methyltransferase: protein MAEPDSRPDPEALDQLFNAVLRTEDDALTAARESADAAGMPAIEVSAQHGKLLYLLARAARATRVLEIGTLAGYSTINLARAVGPSGRVVTLEYEAAHADVARQNLARAGVEDRVEVIVGAALDTLPDLEARGEIFDLSFIDADKENNVAYVEWAIKLGRPGSIIVVDNIARFGRVFAPAADDHQARAVRDMLEMMGEHPRLDTAAIQTVGTKGWDGFAVAVVN from the coding sequence GTGGCCGAGCCTGATTCCCGCCCAGACCCCGAGGCGCTCGATCAGCTCTTCAACGCTGTGCTGCGCACCGAGGACGATGCGCTGACCGCCGCGCGGGAGTCGGCCGACGCGGCGGGGATGCCCGCCATCGAGGTATCGGCGCAACACGGGAAGCTGCTGTACCTGCTTGCCAGGGCGGCACGGGCGACCCGCGTCTTGGAGATCGGCACGCTCGCCGGCTACAGCACCATCAACCTCGCTCGCGCCGTCGGACCGTCGGGTCGTGTCGTCACTCTCGAGTACGAGGCCGCGCACGCGGATGTCGCACGCCAGAACCTCGCGCGCGCGGGCGTCGAGGACCGGGTGGAGGTGATCGTCGGCGCCGCCCTTGACACCTTGCCGGATCTCGAAGCACGCGGTGAGATCTTCGACCTGTCGTTCATCGATGCCGACAAGGAGAACAACGTCGCCTACGTCGAGTGGGCGATCAAGCTGGGCCGCCCGGGCTCAATCATCGTGGTGGACAACATCGCCCGATTCGGGCGGGTGTTCGCACCCGCGGCAGACGACCATCAGGCCCGCGCCGTGCGCGACATGCTCGAGATGATGGGTGAACATCCGCGTCTGGACACCGCGGCGATCCAGACAGTGGGCACCAAGGGCTGGGACGGCTTCGCGGTCGCGGTTGTCAACTAG
- a CDS encoding IclR family transcriptional regulator, translating to MAPAEENQPSESGRSDGIQVLRRAAAALDEIAASPGQLRLVDLGGRLGLAKSTVRRLLVGLVEIGFASIDDEGRISLGERLLGLGGADDATLATQFRPTLDRLARTTGETVDLSVLRGQQMLFIDQVQSAHRLRAVSAVGVRFPLECTANGKAALELLTDPSAGLSGIAFDRDEHTAGISAAGIAARTTGGHIVAISVPAPSDRFDANERRIVSALRDCARSLAS from the coding sequence GTGGCCCCTGCGGAAGAGAATCAGCCATCCGAATCCGGGCGTTCAGACGGAATTCAGGTTTTGCGACGTGCGGCGGCCGCCCTGGACGAGATCGCCGCTTCACCAGGCCAGCTTCGGCTGGTCGACCTGGGCGGGCGGCTCGGCCTGGCCAAGTCCACGGTGCGACGGCTGCTGGTCGGACTGGTCGAGATCGGATTCGCGAGCATCGATGACGAGGGCAGGATCAGCCTCGGCGAACGACTGCTCGGGCTGGGCGGTGCCGACGACGCGACCCTTGCGACACAGTTCCGGCCCACGCTGGACAGGTTGGCCCGCACGACCGGCGAGACGGTGGATCTGTCGGTACTGCGTGGTCAGCAGATGTTGTTCATCGACCAGGTGCAGTCCGCGCACCGGCTGCGGGCGGTTTCGGCGGTGGGTGTGCGGTTCCCGCTGGAGTGCACGGCCAACGGCAAGGCCGCGCTCGAACTGCTGACCGACCCGTCCGCGGGGCTCAGCGGCATCGCGTTCGACCGCGACGAGCACACCGCCGGGATCTCCGCGGCCGGTATCGCCGCGAGGACGACGGGCGGACACATCGTCGCGATCTCGGTGCCGGCGCCGAGCGACCGCTTCGATGCGAACGAGCGACGGATCGTCAGCGCCCTGCGCGACTGCGCGCGATCACTGGCTAGTTGA
- a CDS encoding DUF2786 domain-containing protein has product MSDDKMLARIAALLRQAEGTDNTHEADAFMAAAQRLATATSIDLAVARSHASNRTKAQMPVQRTITIGNAGTRGLRTYVQLFTVIAMANDVKCDVASNSTFVYAYGFGEDIDASHALYASLVMQMVRASEAYIASGDHRPTPTITARINFQLAFGARIGKRLSEAREEAQREATGPRWRRKPGTAIALRNKEIELKDFYQQTSAARGTWRPTSATAGYSSAARRAGDRAGRKARLGSGGELSGARSALET; this is encoded by the coding sequence ATGAGTGACGACAAGATGCTGGCGCGCATCGCCGCTCTGCTGCGGCAAGCCGAGGGGACCGACAACACGCACGAGGCGGACGCGTTCATGGCCGCCGCCCAACGGCTGGCCACCGCGACATCGATCGACCTGGCGGTCGCACGCTCGCATGCATCCAACCGCACCAAGGCGCAGATGCCGGTCCAGCGAACCATCACGATCGGTAACGCAGGCACCCGCGGCCTGCGGACCTATGTCCAGCTGTTCACCGTGATCGCGATGGCCAACGACGTGAAGTGCGATGTCGCCTCGAATTCGACGTTCGTATACGCGTACGGGTTCGGCGAGGACATCGACGCCAGCCATGCGCTCTACGCCAGCCTGGTGATGCAGATGGTGCGCGCGTCGGAGGCCTACATCGCGTCGGGGGACCACCGGCCGACGCCGACGATCACCGCGCGCATCAACTTCCAGCTGGCGTTCGGTGCGCGCATCGGCAAGCGGCTGTCCGAAGCCCGCGAAGAGGCGCAGCGGGAAGCCACCGGACCACGCTGGCGCAGAAAGCCGGGCACCGCTATCGCGTTGCGGAACAAGGAGATCGAGCTCAAGGACTTCTACCAGCAGACCTCGGCGGCGCGGGGCACGTGGCGACCAACCAGTGCGACGGCGGGGTATTCGTCGGCGGCGCGACGCGCGGGTGATCGCGCAGGCCGCAAGGCGCGGCTGGGCAGCGGCGGGGAGCTGTCCGGTGCCCGCTCGGCCCTGGAGACGTGA